The Gemmatimonadaceae bacterium DNA segment CGGTGCGCTGAATAATGCAGATCCACGTCGGCGCCGGGACCGATACCGGGCGCGTACGCCAAGGCAACGAAGACAACTTCTTCGCCGAGGCGGATGAGCAGCGTGGGGTCTTCGTCGTCGCGGACGGGATGGGCGGACACGCAGCCGGTGAAGTGGCCAGCGAGATGGCGGTGCAGATCGTCGCGCGGCACCTCTTGCCGCTGAAGTCGGTGCGAGATGACGGGGCGGCGACGCTGGTCAACACGGCCCTGCAAGACGCCAACCGCGCGATCTTCGAGCGAATGCTCGCCGAGACGGACAAGCAGGGGATGGGCACGACCGCCTCGGTGATGGTGCTCTCGGACCACGGCTACTTGATCGGGCAGATCGGCGACTCGCGCGTGTACCTGTACCGCGACGGCACGCTGACGCAGATCACCAAGGACCACTCCTACGTGCAGGAGCAGGTGGACGCCGGCCTGCTCACGCCGGAGCAGGCCCGCTACCATCCCTACAGCAACGTCATCACGCGCTGCGTGGGTGCCAGCGATGAAGTCGAGTCGGACATCTACTCCGGCGAAGTGCGCGTCGGCGACGTGTTCCTGCTCTGCTCCGACGGCCTCACCGGAA contains these protein-coding regions:
- a CDS encoding Stp1/IreP family PP2C-type Ser/Thr phosphatase, translated to MQIHVGAGTDTGRVRQGNEDNFFAEADEQRGVFVVADGMGGHAAGEVASEMAVQIVARHLLPLKSVRDDGAATLVNTALQDANRAIFERMLAETDKQGMGTTASVMVLSDHGYLIGQIGDSRVYLYRDGTLTQITKDHSYVQEQVDAGLLTPEQARYHPYSNVITRCVGASDEVESDIYSGEVRVGDVFLLCSDGLTGMVDDRRLAQLLMARSGPGRVVDSLIAEANGRGGLDNITAIVIQVMGLETSGG